One part of the Solanum dulcamara chromosome 3, daSolDulc1.2, whole genome shotgun sequence genome encodes these proteins:
- the LOC129882341 gene encoding mitochondrial uncoupling protein 1, producing MGGDHGSKSDISFAGIFASSAFAACFAEACTLPLDTAKVRLQLQKKAVEGDGIALPKYRGLLGTVGTIAKEEGVASLWKGIVPGLHRQCIYGGLRIGMYEPVKNLYVGKDHVGDVPLSKKILAALTTGALGITVANPTDLVKVRLQAEGKLPAGVPRRYSGALNAYSTIVKQEGVRALWTGLGPNIGRNAIINAAELASYDQVKEAVLKIPGFTDNVVTHLIAGLGAGFFAVCIGSPVDVVKSRMMGDSTYKNTLDCFVKTLKNDGPLAFYKGFIPNFGRLGSWNVIMFLTLEQAKKFVKSLESP from the exons ATGGGGGGAGATCACGGCAGCAAATCAGACATCTCATTCGCCGGAATTTTCGCCAGTAGCGCCTTCGCTGCTTGTTTCGCTGAG GCGTGTACTTTACCATTGGATACTGCTAAAGTTAGACTGCAGCTTCAAAAGAAGGCAGTCGAAGGGGATGGAATAGCTTTACCTAAATATAGGGGATTATTAGGTACTGTTGGCACCATTGCAAAGGAAGAAGGAGTAGCTTCACTATGGAAGGGTATTGTACCTGGGTTACATCGTCAATGTATATACGGAGGTCTTCGTATTGGGATGTATGAGCCT GTTAAAAACTTATATGTTGGCAAAGATCATGTTGGGGATGTGCCATTGTCAAAGAAAATACTTGCTGCACTTACAACTG GTGCGTTGGGCATTACAGTTGCAAATCCTACAGATCTAGTTAAAGTACGTCTTCAAGCTGAAGGAAAATTGCCAGCAGGTGTGCCAAGGCGTTATTCTGGAGCGCTGAATGCTTACTCAACAATAGTGAAACAG GAAGGAGTTCGAGCTCTGTGGACTGGTCTTGGACCCAATATTGGGCGGAATGCCATTATTAATGCAGCTGAATTAGCAAGTTATGATCAAGTGAAGGAG GCCGTTCTCAAGATTCCTGGGTTTACAGACAATGTTGTTACTCATTTGATTGCGGGGCTAGGAGCTGGATTTTTTGCGGTTTGCATAGGGTCCCCTGTTGATGTG GTAAAGTCAAGAATGATGGGAGATTCCACATACAAAAATACTCTTGATTGTTTTGTCAAAACATTGAAGAATGAT GGACCTTTGGCTTTCTATAAAGGCTTTATCCCAAATTTTGGACGCTTGGGATCATGGAATGTCATTATGTTTCTAACATTGGAGCAG GCGAAGAAGTTTGTTAAAAGTTTAGAATCACCTTGA